A region from the Lolium perenne isolate Kyuss_39 chromosome 4, Kyuss_2.0, whole genome shotgun sequence genome encodes:
- the LOC127332482 gene encoding hexosyltransferase GAUT11: protein MRGSEIRRRAPEYRRQSRRRLPGWIWWLVGIFLVVGLMLFVLHHNQKEQFRPPVINKGPETEEVSHEKVNFTEELLSSTSFARQLADQMTLAKAYVILAKEHGNLQLAWELSSQIRNCQRLLSEGAVSGRAITQEEAHPIITRLARLIYKSQDSHYDISTTIVTLKSHALALEERAKAAVVQTAEFGQIAAESLPKNLHCFTMKLTEEWLQNPELRSRSEEHRNSTRLVDNNLYHFSIFSDNVLATSVVVNSTVSNANHPQQLVFHVVTDRINFGAMSTWFLINDFKGCTVEVRCIDEFSWLNAASSPLVRRLSEMETKGYYNSGGSKTPEREIKFHNPKFASLLNHLRFYIPQILPNLEKVVFLDDDVVVQKDLTQLFSIELHGNVIGAVETCLESFHRYHKYLNFSQPIISSKIDPHTCGWAFGMNIFDLIAWRKANATALYHYWQEQNADQLLWRTGTLPAGLLTFYGLMEPLDRRWHVLGLGYDVDIDDRLIESAAVVHYNGNMKPWLKLGIRRYRSIWERYVNSSHPNVRECMFH from the exons ATGCGGGGCTCCGAGATACGGAGGCGGGCGCCAGAGTACCGCCGCCAATCCCGACGCCGGCTGCCGGGATGGATCTGGTGGCTCGTTGGGATCTTCCTCGTAGTTGGCCTCATGCTCTTCGTCCTGCACCACAACCAGAAGGAGCAGTTCCGGCCGCCCGTCATT AATAAAGGGCCAGAGACTGAAGAAGTTTCTCATGAGAAAGTGAATTTCACAGAAGAGCTTTTAAGCAGTACATCTTTTGCACGACAATTAGCAGATCAGATGACTCTAGCAAAGGCCTATGTTATCCTTGCGAAAGAGCATGGCAATCTTCAGCTTGCATGGGAGCTTAGTTCCCAAATAAGGAATTGTCAACGATTGCTGTCTGAAGGGGCTGTTAGTGGGAGAGCCATCACTCAGGAAGAAGCCCATCCTATAATAACCCGGCTAGCACGGTTAATATACAAATCGCAGGACTCTCATTATGATATCAGTACAACAATAGTGACACTGAAGAGCCATGCCCTTGCACTAGAGGAGCGTGCAAAGGCAGCAGTTGTTCAGACTGCCGAGTTTGGTCAGATAGCTGCAGAATCTCTCCCCAAGAATCTGCATTGTTTCACAATGAAGCTGACAGAAGAGTGGCTTCAGAACCCAGAACTGAGGAGTCGTTCAGAGGAGCATAGGAATTCCACACGGTTGGTAGACAATAATCTGTATCACTTCAGTATATTCTCGGATAATGTGCTCGCCACTTCAGTTGTTGTCAATTCTACAGTTTCGAATGCAAACCACCCTCAGCAACTTGTGTTTCATGTAGTCACAGACAGGATCAATTTTGGTGCTATGTCAACCTGGTTCCTGATAAATGACTTCAAAGGGTGTACTGTTGAAGTCCGCTGCATAGATGAGTTCTCATGGTTGAATGCTGCTTCTTCCCCTCTGGTCAGGCGACTATCAGAGATGGAAACCAAGGGTTACTACAACTCTGGTGGCTCGAAAACTCCAGAAAGAGAAATAAAGTTCCACAATCCAAAGTTTGCTTCTCTGCTGAACCATTTGCGGTTCTACATTCCTCAAATACTACCCAACTTGGAGAAGGTGGTTTTTCTTGATGACGATGTTGTGGTGCAGAAGGACTTGACACAGCTTTTTTCCATAGAATTGCATGGCAATGTTATTGGAGCAGTGGAGACTTGTTTAGAGTCATTTCATCGGTATCACAAGTATCTTAATTTCTCTCAACCAATCATCAGCTCAAAAATTGATCCACATACTTGTGGATGGGCCTTTGGAATGAATATATTTGACCTGATAGCTTGGAGGAAAGCAAATGCAACAGCACTTTACCATTATTGGCAGGAGCAAAATGCTGATCAATTGCTTTGGAGGACGGGGACACTTCCTGCAGGCCTTTTGACATTTTATGGCCTGATGGAGCCCCTAGACCGGAGGTGGCATGTATTGGGGCTAGGGTATGATGTAGACATAGATGATCGGTTGATCGAGAGCGCTGCTGTCGTGCATTATAATGGGAACATGAAGCCTTGGCTGAAGTTAGGCATTCGCCGGTACAGGTCAATATGGGAGCGGTATGTCAATTCTTCGCACCCAAATGTCAGAGAATGTATGTTTCATTAG